From a single Photobacterium gaetbulicola Gung47 genomic region:
- a CDS encoding transposase IS3/IS911 family protein (COG2801), which translates to MKKRFNEQQIIAILKEAEAGLPVKELCRKHNISDATFYLWRKKYAGMDVSDARRLKALEDENAKLKKLLAESMLDVDALKAALNQKY; encoded by the coding sequence ATGAAGAAGCGATTCAACGAACAGCAAATCATTGCTATTCTCAAGGAAGCGGAAGCGGGGTTGCCCGTCAAAGAATTATGCCGCAAGCACAACATTTCCGATGCCACATTCTACCTCTGGCGTAAAAAGTACGCGGGCATGGATGTTTCCGATGCCCGTCGCTTGAAAGCATTGGAAGATGAGAATGCCAAACTGAAGAAGCTCTTGGCGGAATCCATGCTTGATGTTGATGCTTTGAAAGCGGCTCTTAACCAAAAGTATTGA
- a CDS encoding ISVch4 transposase, OrfA (COG2963) has translation MVLDQGYSVAEAAKAMNVGKSTMDKWVRQLKEERQGVSPKASPMTQEQIEIRELKKKLARLEEHNEILKKATALLMSDSLNNSR, from the coding sequence TTGGTTCTTGACCAGGGCTACTCGGTAGCTGAAGCAGCCAAGGCAATGAATGTCGGTAAATCCACCATGGATAAGTGGGTTCGCCAACTCAAAGAAGAGCGGCAAGGAGTTTCACCTAAAGCTTCCCCGATGACGCAAGAACAAATCGAGATCCGTGAGTTAAAGAAGAAACTGGCTCGCCTCGAAGAACATAATGAAATATTAAAAAAGGCTACAGCTCTCTTGATGTCCGACTCGCTGAACAATTCTCGCTAG
- a CDS encoding transposase (COG3385), whose amino-acid sequence MNSPQKQKEENKMRDIQILHDSLREQCPSIHKKRLNSLMDSVKALLNNDALTLTLLGRSLPSKAKTKHCIKRVDRLLGNGHLHRDRLDIYRWHCHQICSVNPQPIVLVDWADIREYKRLMVLRASVAVEGRSVTLFEQSFTFKQYNSPRSHQIFLDNFKAVLPSHVIPIIVTDAGFRNTWFRQVEAMGWCYLGRVRGDVNTFYNKQWHHIKQLFKKANNKPKYIGLTQLAKRKPLLCHLHLFKKETPRKRKDRPRGREHFTAQAVHRKSAKEPWLLATNIPTDIFSSRCIVRIYEKRMQIEETFRDLKSPQYGFGLRQSRTNDPKRLDVLLLIGLLTFMIYWWFGIAAEHAGWHRHFQANTIKKRRVLSFVRLGKEVFRRLEYHITNSTLRWAQQELIMMARSNYHA is encoded by the coding sequence ATGAATTCACCACAAAAACAAAAAGAAGAAAACAAGATGCGTGATATTCAGATACTACACGATTCCCTTAGAGAACAATGCCCTAGCATTCACAAAAAGCGACTCAATTCACTGATGGATTCGGTGAAAGCACTGCTAAATAACGATGCGCTGACCCTAACATTACTTGGCAGATCACTACCTTCTAAAGCAAAAACCAAGCACTGTATAAAACGGGTTGACCGTTTATTGGGAAACGGTCATTTACACCGCGACAGACTTGATATTTATCGCTGGCACTGTCACCAAATATGCTCAGTTAACCCACAGCCGATTGTCCTCGTCGACTGGGCCGATATCCGGGAGTACAAACGCCTCATGGTACTCAGGGCATCCGTTGCCGTAGAGGGACGTTCCGTTACCCTTTTCGAGCAATCCTTTACCTTTAAACAATACAACTCGCCCCGTAGTCACCAAATATTTCTTGATAACTTCAAAGCTGTTTTACCCTCGCATGTCATACCCATTATTGTCACAGATGCCGGTTTCAGGAACACCTGGTTTCGGCAAGTAGAGGCTATGGGTTGGTGCTACCTAGGACGCGTTCGCGGTGATGTAAATACCTTTTATAACAAACAATGGCATCACATTAAGCAACTGTTTAAAAAGGCAAATAATAAACCCAAGTACATTGGATTGACCCAACTGGCAAAACGAAAACCATTACTCTGCCACCTGCATCTCTTCAAAAAAGAAACGCCAAGAAAACGCAAAGACAGACCCAGAGGTCGAGAGCACTTTACAGCACAAGCCGTTCATAGAAAATCAGCAAAAGAACCTTGGCTGCTCGCCACCAACATCCCAACCGACATCTTCTCTTCCCGCTGTATCGTCCGCATCTATGAAAAGCGTATGCAGATTGAAGAGACTTTCCGTGACCTGAAAAGCCCTCAATATGGCTTTGGCCTGCGACAAAGCCGAACCAATGACCCAAAGCGGCTCGATGTCCTGTTGCTAATCGGCCTTCTCACCTTCATGATCTATTGGTGGTTCGGCATTGCTGCCGAACATGCCGGTTGGCACCGCCACTTCCAGGCTAATACGATAAAAAAGAGACGAGTTTTATCCTTCGTCAGACTAGGAAAAGAAGTCTTTCGACGGCTGGAATATCACATTACAAATTCAACATTACGCTGGGCACAACAAGAGTTAATTATGATGGCAAGGAGCAATTATCATGCGTGA
- a CDS encoding putative superfamily I DNA/RNA helicase (COG1112), which translates to MTSTTLSHQDSLAFLRHLQDWMDYLCRLLDRCDDSQERIKYQRQLRWLLGFFEGTNLSIKHNLLINKLYLGETAIDDSAKITPLEPIQACYQQRGHAFELIEKARSAETLFLIQGPPGTGKTTAICELVLQTLKANPQARILIASETHVAVDNALDRICAEVDPELVQRIYRHSAYAEGSQLQSPQAASTELLEKANDVWTKAYLAAPELTEALWQRFANDNGRPPNWLAKNLADDQQLVGVTCNQIEHLIDGLSKPYDLAIVDECSKATLPEWLMAVSVAAKAVLVGDHKQLPPTFCQAESDALAELTKQQETLIRDGVIDRLFEHAPQSMKGTLTTQYRMQPNIGQFISEAFYQGQLHHGRSQSVRPEHNFGWLGYPRQALCPEPQLPQEQRVLHNPQEVAVIEQALAQLAKVSQQPRSVAVITPYRAQARALRKMVSQLDCGALAIEVDTVDAFQGRQADVVFFSFVRNNGSAQFYGDSRRINVALSRAKDHVYLVGDQNYLRQQRRYPVLQQLLKLPVWS; encoded by the coding sequence ATGACCAGTACCACTCTAAGCCATCAAGACTCACTGGCGTTTCTGCGTCATTTGCAAGATTGGATGGATTACCTCTGTCGCTTGTTGGATCGCTGCGACGACAGCCAAGAGCGAATCAAATATCAGCGCCAGTTGCGTTGGTTGTTGGGCTTCTTTGAGGGCACTAACCTATCGATAAAGCACAACTTGTTGATTAATAAGTTGTACTTAGGTGAAACGGCGATTGACGACAGTGCGAAAATTACGCCGCTGGAGCCGATCCAAGCTTGCTACCAGCAACGCGGTCATGCGTTTGAGTTGATTGAAAAAGCCCGCAGCGCCGAAACCCTGTTTTTGATTCAAGGGCCACCGGGAACCGGTAAGACCACCGCCATTTGCGAGTTGGTACTGCAAACCTTAAAGGCCAATCCTCAGGCGCGTATTTTGATCGCCTCGGAAACCCACGTCGCGGTGGATAACGCATTGGATCGGATCTGCGCCGAAGTCGACCCAGAGCTGGTTCAGCGGATCTATCGCCATTCGGCCTATGCCGAAGGCAGCCAACTGCAAAGCCCGCAAGCGGCCAGTACCGAGCTGCTGGAGAAGGCCAACGACGTTTGGACCAAAGCCTATTTGGCGGCACCGGAGTTGACCGAAGCGCTGTGGCAGCGATTTGCCAATGACAACGGTCGACCACCCAACTGGCTGGCGAAGAATCTGGCCGATGATCAGCAGCTTGTTGGGGTTACCTGCAATCAGATTGAGCACTTGATTGATGGCCTTTCGAAACCCTATGACTTGGCGATTGTGGATGAGTGTTCCAAGGCGACGTTGCCGGAATGGCTGATGGCGGTCTCGGTTGCCGCAAAGGCGGTGTTAGTAGGCGATCACAAGCAGCTACCGCCCACCTTTTGCCAAGCAGAGAGTGATGCGCTGGCAGAGCTGACCAAGCAGCAAGAAACCTTGATTCGTGATGGGGTGATTGACCGCCTGTTTGAGCATGCCCCGCAGTCAATGAAAGGCACCTTAACGACCCAGTATCGGATGCAGCCTAACATTGGCCAGTTTATCTCTGAGGCGTTCTACCAAGGGCAGCTGCACCACGGGCGTTCACAATCAGTTCGGCCAGAGCACAATTTTGGTTGGTTAGGCTATCCGCGTCAGGCGCTGTGCCCAGAGCCGCAGCTACCGCAGGAACAACGTGTGCTGCACAACCCGCAAGAAGTGGCGGTGATTGAACAGGCGCTTGCGCAGTTAGCCAAGGTAAGCCAACAGCCGCGTTCAGTGGCGGTGATCACCCCCTATCGGGCGCAAGCGCGAGCGCTGCGTAAGATGGTCAGTCAGTTGGATTGCGGCGCGCTGGCGATTGAAGTCGATACGGTTGATGCCTTCCAAGGGCGTCAGGCGGATGTGGTGTTCTTCAGTTTTGTGCGCAATAACGGCTCAGCGCAGTTTTATGGTGACAGTCGCCGCATCAATGTGGCGTTGTCACGGGCCAAAGATCATGTCTATTTAGTTGGTGATCAAAACTATCTACGGCAACAGCGTCGCTATCCGGTGTTACAACAATTGTTGAAACTCCCTGTGTGGAGTTGA
- a CDS encoding transposase IS3/IS911 family protein (COG2801), translating to MFSIHRSSYKYWSGRPKAINSDFVELCSEVKAAYRISNGSAGARTIAEIVTAKGIPLSRYRASKLMKNLGLVSCQLPKHAYKKATQEHVEVANKLDRQFAVTEPNQVWCGDVTYVWVGTRWAYLAVVIDLFARKPVGWAMSLSPDTNLTGKALSMAFEARGKPKNVMFHSDQGSHYTSLKFRQLLWRYQIEQSMSRRGNCWDNSPMERFFRSLKTEWVPSIGYESFGQAQRSITQYITGYYSEIRPHQYNGGLTPNESERLFWNDSKTVANFT from the coding sequence GTGTTCAGCATCCATCGAAGCAGTTACAAATATTGGTCTGGCCGCCCCAAGGCGATTAATTCTGATTTCGTCGAGTTATGTAGCGAAGTTAAAGCCGCGTACCGCATCAGTAATGGCTCTGCGGGGGCTCGAACTATCGCAGAGATCGTTACGGCAAAAGGAATACCACTGAGCCGTTATCGTGCTAGTAAGTTAATGAAAAATCTTGGCTTAGTGAGTTGTCAGTTGCCTAAGCATGCTTACAAGAAAGCTACTCAAGAACACGTTGAAGTAGCTAATAAATTAGACCGCCAGTTCGCCGTGACGGAGCCGAACCAAGTCTGGTGCGGTGATGTCACGTATGTTTGGGTTGGAACGCGCTGGGCTTATTTAGCCGTGGTTATTGATCTCTTTGCAAGAAAACCCGTCGGTTGGGCAATGTCTCTATCGCCGGATACCAACTTAACGGGTAAAGCGCTATCAATGGCTTTTGAGGCAAGAGGGAAGCCGAAAAATGTTATGTTCCATAGTGATCAAGGCTCGCATTACACCAGTCTGAAATTTCGGCAACTACTCTGGCGATATCAGATTGAGCAAAGCATGAGCCGTCGAGGAAATTGTTGGGATAACAGCCCGATGGAGCGATTCTTCCGAAGCTTAAAAACAGAATGGGTACCATCAATAGGATATGAGAGTTTTGGTCAGGCACAGCGTTCAATCACACAGTACATCACAGGATATTACAGCGAGATCAGGCCACATCAATATAACGGTGGTCTGACGCCAAATGAGTCAGAACGGTTATTCTGGAATGACTCTAAAACCGTGGCCAATTTTACTTGA